The Primulina eburnea isolate SZY01 chromosome 6, ASM2296580v1, whole genome shotgun sequence genome contains a region encoding:
- the LOC140833344 gene encoding uncharacterized protein, protein MSLRQGDMTVTEFIRKFDRGCHFVHLIANDARAKMMHFLVGLRPILRRDVRVSDPTTYEIAVSKALAAEQDLRDIERDRQGKRPVQVPHRPPPHQHQQQNKRPFHGPPRNRGQQQQQQRGRPSPRTFEHPVCPRCSRRHPGACMSGSGKCFKCGSPDHMLLQCPQRNLPTQGRVFALHAAETNPETMLLTGTDEARAEGGDQ, encoded by the exons ATGAGCTTGAGGCAAGGagatatgacggttacggagttcatccgtaagttcgataGGGGCTGTCATTTTGTGCACCTGATCGCAAATGATGCCAGAGCCAAGATGATGCATTTCTtggtgggtctacggccgatcttgcgccgtgatgttagggtgtctgaccctactacttatgagattgctgtctccaaagctctagccgcagagcaggatctgcgggatatcgagagggatcgccagggcaagcgcccagtccaggtaccacaccgccctcctcctcatcagcatcagcagcagaacaagaggccttttcatggaccgcctagaaacagaggccagcagcagcagcagcaacgAGGACGCCCATccccgaggacttttgagcacccagtctgtcccaggtgctcacgccgccatcctggagcatgtatgtctggctcaggaaagtgttttaaatgtggcagtccagaccacatgttgctgcagtgccctcagaggaatctgcctacccaaggcagagtttttgctctccatgccgcggaaacaaacccggagactatgttgttgacag gtactgatgaggccagggccgagggcggggaccagtga